TAACACACCTGTGTTCATTGTAGCCTTATGTAACTAAGTTTCAGAAACCAAACTGACTGTTTCTCATAGCAACTAACATATTGACAGCAGTTATTTTGAACATTTCTACTACCAAAATAAGTGCAGACTTTAAGGCTGTTATCCTAATTTTGGTTTTACTATATACTATGGAACAGACATGGAAAAGGCGGGCAGGACTACagtttagaccagtgtttctcaacctaggGTTGCTCCAGAGATTTTATGTTACTTGAACATTGAGGCATTTTTGACTTCAggttaactgataccaatgatctttttggctatctgtaaaggtgacattcttcccaattgccagcaacgtaagaggcattcatcccacgaCCACCACCCTTATGTACTATGAGttctgaatatagtaattatagtaggggttccctgaagacctgaaagtcatttcaaggggttCCACTATGTTAAAAGttctgagaaacactggtttaaactTTTaagacttcactggctgcattgTTGTGATATACATAGAGCATTCCCAAATCTCTGGGTGAAATACAACAATCAAAATATGGAGCAGTAATTATATACAAATGTCTggttgtaaattatatttaaagcagacctgaattttgtatctgaaaatgtatttgtatgttccTCTCTGAAGCAGGATTAGCTAGACCCTTACCTTGTCTATGTGTGGTCCCATTCCTAAAATATTGcctaaattttataaattttttacttttcattatgaattatatcatattttttaccgcactataattttttaataaaaaagtttattgcgTTTTTGTTTATTAACGCTATATTTTGGTCCAATTTTTATTTGCAGCGATGAGGATGAGCTTTGGCTTTGTAATACTTTAATGCAAATCTacttttaaaattcaaatattttacatgacATACATTTGTGGTGCCAATTATTGATTTAATTGTTTTAGGCTCAATTCCAGGAAAAACAGGTGAACATGAATTTCTTCTTTTGCCTAAACATCTGGAATATAAACAAGATAACACCCAGATGCTATGCATGTAATGATTGTCCGTCAtctctagagaaaaaaaaatgaggtgcTAAAAGAAAATTGGCAGTGATATGTAAACTCCAATTAAATGGTGACACCCAATGCCTTTGGTATAAAAGGAATCAATAACAGAATGCATGCATCTGTGGCCCTGTCTCAGATCCAGCTCTCCAGTTTCCTCTGTAGCATCTTCTTGTAAATCTTTTCTTTGCCACCATGAGTCAGAAGCAAGGAACTAAGAGTGTAGGGGGTTCAGGTTCTAGTTCTGTCCGCTCCTCCAGTGTTAGAGTTTCTTCTGGAAGACATGGTGCTGGTGGACATTATGGCACAGGAGGAAGTTTAGCAGGTGGCCATGGCTTTAGCAGTGGGTCAGGCCATTATGGTGTTGGCTGTGGGTATGAAGGTGGATCTGGTGGTGCTGGCTATGGGGTTGGCTCTGTTGTTGGATCAGGTTTTGGAGCTGGCTCTGGTTTAGGATATGGAGGTGGATCTGCGTTTGGAGCTGGCTCTGGTTTAGGATATGGAGGTGGATCTGGGTTTGGAGCTGGCTCTGGTTTAGGATATGGAGGTGGATCTTGGCTTGGTTACGGAGGGGGTACTGGAAGCGGTTTTGATTATGGAGAGGATAATGGATTGCTCAATTTCAATGAAAAGCACACCATGCAGAATCTGAATGACCGTCTGGCCTCATATCTTGACAAAGTTCGAGACTTGGAAGAGGCTAATGCTGAACTAGAAAGAAAGATCCGCCAGTGGTATGAATCTCAGAAACCAAAACCAATCCACGACTACAGTCATTACTTCAAAACCATTGAGGATCTACAGAAACAGGTATCATATTGCAGATGTATTTAAGTACATGAATCTTTGattaatgcattttttgcataatttatttGTGTTCAAACTTGTTGCATTAAATGTTTACTATTCATAAACAAGGTGGCTAAAAATTGGCACGATAACTTGaacaaaatatatctaaatattggCTGCTGTAAAATCGACCCAAACAGTTGGGTCCTTCTAGAACTACATAAATTAACTGCATATTTTGCTAGGGGAGAAAGGAATAAGTGCAAATGCCTTATTTCCAAATCCAGCGGCAGCAGTGTTGATGCTTGAAAGATGTGGGTAGGCCCCGGGCCTTCCTCATCTACTATGTAAGAGGAAATGACTTCAGAGAGTGAGAGGGTTGTATAGAGTTTCAGTAAAAGCACTTTACTAGTTAGCCTAGGGCCACTTGGGAAACTAAGGCTGACCATTCATTGGGGCAGTCTATTTGAATGCTACTTTCTGGCTCAGTCAAGTCAAAACATTTCCTGTGATAATACTGGTATCTAATGGGTTTTTGAGAACTTTCCATCAATTTGTTATCCATTTAATTGTGGAGCATGCACACATATGCCTAAGTCAATTTGTTAATGGCTAGCATAACTTCTTCTAATAAGTGTTTCGAATGGGATGAGGTTTTATTATGAATAGAAACGGTGCGTAAATGACAGCCTCATACCTTTGTACTACATTCAGCAGTACAGAGCTAGTAAGTGGTGATGTTTCAACCAATTATTGAACGCATTTTTGGTGAATTCTATTTGATATCAAATGGTACAAAGTGGTAAAATGACTAAAGTTTCCTTATCAATTTTTAATATGTGAGCCGGAAaatgatgtgaaaaaaattaaattaagctTCATGCATCTTGTCATATGTAAAATCTGTGACTTAATTAAAACAAACGAGAGAGGGCACCATCCTCCTTCTTATTTTATAGTTTCATGTATGCGGCTTTTCATTCCTCAGGCAGACAATGAATGCATTGTACAGAAGAGTTGGGCGGGCCTAAAATAATTTCTCTcttgcaataataataatcataataactGTTAAAGGAGTTCCCCATCTTCCATGGGTATGCAGTGATGTAACAGAGCTGCTAGTCAGTGGTGCCGAGACTTGCAGAGCTTAGAGCTTTATCTCACCTGGTGTGCTGCAGCTCAGCCATAGGGAACTATTTGTTGGTTCACTGATGGAATAAAGGTGATTCACTTTACTCTAGCAGTCTCATGTTATATTTTTCCAGTCTATGACTGTTATCAGAGACACGTCTCCAGTGTCCAGCCATTCCTACAGCATGTCAGcactctgaccatctcctgtacaatgtattTCTGGGGTgtatttactgttcctgaccgtCTCCCTTATCATGTCTGGAGATTTGGagactctgaccatctcctataccATATCTACAGTCcatgaccatctcctgtaatatatctgcagtctctgaccatttcttaTATCATGTCTGGAGATTTTGATCATCTTCTATTTCATGTCTGGagactctgaccatctcctataccATATCcacagtccctgaccatctcctttggtatgcctgcagtctctgaccctctcaCACATAATGTCTGGTAACCATCTTCTGTTTCATTTCTGGAGATTTTGGCCAATTCCTATATCACATCTGGAGATTCTGATCATCTCTTGTACAATGTCTATGGTTGTTGGCAACCTCCCTTTACTATATCTACAATCTATGACCACCTGTTAtagaatgtctgcagtctatGACCATCTTCTATACCATATACCCAGTCTTTGACCAACTCTTGTAGAATGCATGTGGTCTATGATGATCTCCTATACCATATCTGCAATCTCTGACCATTTCCTATGGCAGGTTTGCCACATTTGAGCATCTCCTGTAGTGTGTCTGCAGTCAGTGATATTACTACATTAATACTTCTATTTTTGCAGCCTTTTGGTAACCTCTGGGGCTCTGATTCACATCAATTGGAGTCAAATATGACTTGAATCAgaactcagaatttgagcaatctgagaCCTAACCCAACATTTGACAAATATCATTGATTGATCACTGAAGTATTGACATATATGAATCACAGGTACCGCTACTGAATAAACTTTATTCTTTACTATTGCATTCTAATAAAATTCACAACcttttgtaactttgtaaccatttttcaaaaatgataGCACatagaaaagatagaaaaaaagctATAGAGAAATGGGTATTAAAacctatataaaattattattattattttgattttttttagatccAAGATGCCGCTGTTAACAATGGCCGCATCACTCTGCAGATTGACAATGCTCGCCTTGCAGCTGATGACTTTAAACTCAAGTAAGTAGAAAtttcttttaattgtaaaaatacatatttttgataGCCTGCTGTTAAAGTATTGTATAGGATTGAGCATTTAGACCATTTTCCCCCTTGTGTGCCTTATAATATAgagttaaaaggaaaataaaggttttccaaaagaacattttgttaccttacataaaactCACACAGCCCAGTTCTGTTATATAGCGAGTCACTGAAATGGAAGTTTTATAGTAGGCGCTaaagaatgttcattttaaaaataggtttGAGAATGAACGGTTCCTGCGCCAGGCGGTGGAGGCTGATATCAACGGCCTGAGAAAGGTCCTGGATAACCTGACACTGACCAGAAGTGATCTGGAGGCACAGCTTGAGAATTTGAAGGATGAAATAGCCATGCTGAAGAAGAACCATGAAGAGGTAAAATAAGCTGAATAAATGAAATTTGACCATTAAAGGTTAGATGTTGGTCAGATCTATGGATAGTACTTTCTAAACTTTAGTCAGCAGTATATTGATATCACATTCTTACTCAAATCCAAATGTGAAGTGCGTATAAAGGCAAAacttattttagtatttttattttattgcctttttaacATTCCTGAATTTTCCCCCAACTTTCTGTCTTAGAGTTGTAGCAGCCATTAATGGAAATCTCTCAAATGAAAAGTATTTCCATTAGACTGTGGTCTATGAATTGTCCCCATAGGAAGATTTCTTCTCGTGTCTTGTTCTGGGTATTTCCCTGACAATAATCAGTAGTACAAGTGGAGAAGTGAATGTTTAAAATAgaatcacagacagcaataaagaatTGATGGTCTAACCTTTTTATACtttatcaaaaagtaaaaagagtTTCCCTGAACCATGGAGAGAAGCCACCTAATATGGTCAAATTACAATGTCCCCGAATATATAACTTCAAGGACTGATGTCTAGCCAGTGCCATGCATTGATTTTCAAACATAATCATTTCATTTAATAATTGTGCCACATTTATATGGTAATAGCAGATCTATAGTTGTATTTTATCCACTGGATATTTGGTATAAACATAGATAAATAAACCAGTGATGGGGATCACAGTGTTCCTCAGGGGGTTGGCTGGGNNNNNNNNNNNNNNNNNNNNNNNNNNNNNNNNNNNNNNNNNNNNNNNNNNNNNNNNNNNNNNNNNNNNNNNNNNNNNNNNNNNNNNNNNNNNNNNNNNNNNNNNNNNNNNNNNNNNNNNNNNNNNNNNNNNNNNNNNNNNNNNNNNNNNNNNNNNNNNNNNNNNNNNNNNNNNTTAACatctgaaagttacttcaagggttccgccatgttaaaaaggcaaagaaaGACTGATTTAGCATGTCAAATgcatcttttaataaaacaattacaatgtCAGCACACTGAACTTCTGGAATACTCATATGTCTGACCTTCTAATGAAATCATTTAGCAGTTTGATGAAGCATTTAATGTGATATAAAACTTTTGGTAATGACCACCAAAATTCTGTTTTCAATACGAAACTAACAGAACCATAAAAATTAAATCCATAGAATTGTAGACTATGTAAAAGAAACATAATTTCAGTTTATCACCAGGTGGCACTGTATACAAGTTCCATCTTCAGATCATCGATATTTTAATGGAATTTGTTCTGCAGGATATGAAAGCATTGCGTGGTCAAGTCCAAGGCACCGTCAACGTGGACCTTAACCTGACACCGGGTATTGACTTACAAAAAACGCTTGGGGACATGAGACATGACTATGAAACAATCATAGCCAAAAACCAGAAGGAATTGGAAGAATGGTATCGTAATAAGGTAAGTTTCTTCAATCCCAGTCGATGTTTAAGATATTGACTTTATACCCCAATAATATGatatttatactaataaaataaatttccctaGGCTGAAGAAATTA
This Pyxicephalus adspersus chromosome 6, UCB_Pads_2.0, whole genome shotgun sequence DNA region includes the following protein-coding sequences:
- the LOC140333236 gene encoding keratin, type I cytoskeletal 19-like, which encodes MSQKQGTKSVGGSGSSSVRSSSVRVSSGRHGAGGHYGTGGSLAGGHGFSSGSGHYGVGCGYEGGSGGAGYGVGSVVGSGFGAGSGLGYGGGSAFGAGSGLGYGGGSGFGAGSGLGYGGGSWLGYGGGTGSGFDYGEDNGLLNFNEKHTMQNLNDRLASYLDKVRDLEEANAELERKIRQWYESQKPKPIHDYSHYFKTIEDLQKQIQDAAVNNGRITLQIDNARLAADDFKLKFENERFLRQAVEADINGLRKVLDNLTLTRSDLEAQLENLKDEIAMLKKNHEEDMKALRGQVQGTVNVDLNLTPGIDLQKTLGDMRHDYETIIAKNQKELEEWYRNKAEEINQQLTKDSSEIKTTQTEVTELRRVLQSLEIDLQAQISMKAALEGSLAETEGRYCMKLAEIQELIQKVEAELANVRCEIENQSQEYQILLDTKTRLEQEINTYRSLLDGQGIQAPKGSYDYSSSSSTDYSSGSKYDKTGGSQHVRIRTEDSDGRVSSTRDQHYQSGYRK